The following are from one region of the Stanieria sp. NIES-3757 genome:
- a CDS encoding hydrogenase expression/formation protein HypE, giving the protein MNIPHAINPTQNSLFNKVEKIRRRPAKVKDRTITLAHGSGGKAMRDLIEDIFVGSFNNPLLSELEDQARINLAELIAKGDRMALTTDSYVIDPIFFPGGNIGELAVNGTVNDLAVSGATPLYLSCGMIIEEGFPVETLRQIVQSMKQAADVAGVQIVTGDTKVVNRGSVDKLFINTTGVGVISSGINVSASNLQPGDAVIVNGYLGDHGAAITVARGELALDSSIESDCQPLNGLVAAILAVCHEIHAMRDATRGGLATVLNEFALSSEVGIRLYEQAIPVREEVHGVCELLGLDPLYLANEGKLVTVVTSDRAEEVLAAMKNHPAGENAVIIGEVINSPSGIVLMETMFGTDRIVDMLVGDQLPRIC; this is encoded by the coding sequence ATGAATATTCCTCATGCAATTAATCCCACTCAAAATTCTCTGTTTAATAAAGTTGAAAAGATTCGCCGTCGCCCTGCCAAAGTCAAAGATCGCACTATTACCTTAGCCCATGGTAGCGGTGGTAAAGCCATGCGTGATTTGATTGAAGATATTTTTGTCGGTAGTTTCAACAATCCTCTACTATCAGAATTAGAAGATCAAGCCAGAATAAATTTAGCTGAATTGATTGCTAAGGGCGATCGCATGGCTTTGACTACAGATTCTTACGTCATCGATCCGATTTTTTTTCCTGGCGGTAATATCGGAGAATTAGCAGTTAATGGTACGGTTAACGATCTTGCCGTCAGTGGTGCAACTCCTTTGTATTTATCCTGCGGAATGATTATTGAAGAGGGGTTTCCTGTCGAAACTTTACGCCAAATCGTCCAAAGCATGAAACAAGCTGCGGATGTGGCAGGGGTACAGATCGTTACTGGGGACACCAAGGTAGTCAATCGCGGTTCGGTAGATAAGTTATTTATCAATACTACGGGAGTAGGGGTAATTAGTTCAGGAATTAATGTTTCTGCTAGCAATCTTCAACCAGGTGATGCTGTGATTGTAAATGGTTATTTGGGCGATCACGGTGCAGCAATTACCGTAGCTAGGGGAGAGCTAGCGTTAGATAGTAGCATTGAGAGTGATTGTCAGCCTCTTAATGGTTTAGTAGCTGCAATTTTAGCTGTTTGTCATGAAATTCACGCCATGCGCGATGCTACTAGAGGAGGGTTGGCGACAGTGTTAAATGAATTTGCCCTTAGTTCAGAAGTAGGCATACGTTTGTACGAGCAAGCAATTCCTGTGAGAGAAGAGGTTCACGGGGTTTGTGAATTGTTAGGATTAGATCCTCTCTATCTGGCAAATGAAGGCAAGTTAGTTACCGTTGTAACCAGCGATCGCGCAGAAGAGGTTCTCGCTGCTATGAAAAATCATCCTGCTGGTGAAAATGCCGTTATTATCGGCGAAGTGATTAATTCTCCTTCAGGAATAGTATTAATGGAAACTATGTTTGGTACAGATCGGATCGTCGATATGTTGGTAGGCGATCAATTACCTAGAATTTGTTAA
- a CDS encoding Cupin region codes for MIIDPQKVSGKKSSNYPQQFQKLVAGRIKKKLGNVAGLKNFGVNLVTLEPGSRSALRHWHSKQDEFIYILSGEATLVTNAGEQVLQAGMAAGFPAGEADGHHLLNRSDTDVVYLEIGDRTPEDLVDYPDDDLIAKDKDGVWIFTHKDGSVYDS; via the coding sequence ATGATTATCGATCCGCAAAAAGTATCGGGCAAAAAAAGTTCTAATTATCCCCAACAATTTCAAAAATTAGTAGCAGGAAGAATTAAGAAAAAACTGGGAAATGTCGCAGGGTTAAAAAATTTCGGCGTGAATTTGGTAACACTCGAACCAGGAAGTCGTTCTGCACTGAGGCATTGGCATAGTAAACAAGATGAATTTATTTATATTTTGTCTGGCGAGGCTACTTTAGTTACTAATGCTGGCGAACAAGTATTACAAGCGGGAATGGCAGCGGGATTTCCAGCAGGAGAAGCGGATGGACATCATTTGCTGAATCGATCTGATACAGATGTGGTTTATTTAGAGATTGGCGATAGAACACCAGAAGATCTAGTCGATTATCCCGATGATGATCTGATTGCTAAAGATAAAGATGGTGTTTGGATTTTTACTCACAAAGATGGCAGCGTTTATGATTCTTAG
- a CDS encoding hydrogenase expression/formation protein HypD → MKYVNEFRDPQTAQALIKEINRLCRSNSRIVPTSEKPLKLMEICGGHTHSIFKYGIEAALPDTIELIHGPGCPVCVMPRGRLDDAIALAEQPNVIFTTFGDAMRVPGSKKSLLQAKAEGADVRMVYSPLDALPIAKENPDREVVFFGIGFETTAPSTALTILQAEAEGIKNFSIFANHVLVVPALEALLNNPDLQLDGFIGPGHVSTIIGTKPYQVISETYHKPLVVSGFEPLDILQSIVMVLQQLADGRCEVENQYSRLVQAKGNKVALDAINKVFTVRDEFEWRGLGNISQSGLKIRENYALFDAEVKFTLPNRQVADAAACQCGEILKGVLKPWRCQVFGTACTPENPIGTCMVSSEGACAAYYKYGRLSTVGKQVKIKKTEAKVVN, encoded by the coding sequence ATGAAATACGTTAACGAATTCCGCGATCCTCAAACCGCCCAAGCATTAATCAAAGAAATTAACCGCTTATGTAGGAGCAATTCGCGAATTGTCCCTACTTCAGAAAAACCCCTGAAATTAATGGAAATTTGTGGCGGACATACCCATTCAATTTTTAAATACGGAATAGAAGCAGCACTTCCCGATACTATTGAATTAATTCATGGACCTGGTTGTCCCGTCTGCGTCATGCCGAGAGGTAGATTAGATGACGCGATCGCACTTGCCGAACAACCTAATGTTATTTTTACCACTTTTGGCGATGCTATGCGCGTACCTGGGTCGAAAAAAAGCCTATTGCAAGCGAAGGCAGAAGGTGCAGATGTGCGGATGGTTTATTCTCCGCTAGATGCTTTACCTATTGCTAAGGAAAATCCTGACAGGGAAGTAGTATTCTTTGGCATCGGTTTTGAAACGACAGCCCCCAGTACAGCTTTAACCATCTTACAAGCTGAAGCAGAAGGCATTAAAAACTTTAGCATCTTTGCCAATCATGTTTTAGTCGTTCCTGCCTTAGAAGCTTTATTAAATAATCCCGATTTGCAACTCGATGGTTTTATTGGGCCTGGTCATGTCAGTACAATTATTGGTACTAAACCTTATCAAGTTATTTCAGAAACCTATCATAAGCCTTTAGTTGTATCTGGATTTGAACCTCTGGATATTCTGCAATCAATTGTGATGGTATTGCAGCAGTTAGCAGACGGACGTTGTGAAGTAGAAAATCAATACAGTCGTCTCGTTCAAGCTAAAGGAAACAAAGTCGCTTTAGATGCCATTAATAAAGTATTTACTGTCAGAGATGAATTTGAATGGCGTGGTTTGGGCAATATCAGCCAATCTGGACTAAAAATAAGAGAAAACTACGCTCTTTTTGATGCTGAAGTTAAATTTACTCTGCCTAATCGTCAAGTAGCTGATGCTGCTGCTTGTCAGTGTGGAGAAATCCTCAAAGGTGTATTAAAACCCTGGCGATGTCAGGTATTTGGTACGGCTTGCACCCCTGAAAATCCGATCGGTACTTGTATGGTTTCTTCGGAAGGGGCTTGTGCTGCTTATTATAAATATGGTCGTTTATCTACGGTGGGGAAACAAGTAAAGATAAAGAAAACCGAAGCAAAAGTAGTGAATTAG
- the hupC gene encoding hydrogenase expression/formation protein HypC — protein sequence MCLGIPGQIVEITDANNKLALVNVGGVKRQVSLACIVDEEHPIESCLGDWVLVHVGFALNRIDESEAAETLKMLQEIVALTS from the coding sequence ATGTGTTTAGGAATTCCAGGTCAAATCGTCGAAATTACCGATGCTAATAACAAACTAGCTTTAGTCAATGTCGGTGGTGTCAAACGACAAGTCAGTCTCGCTTGCATTGTTGATGAAGAACATCCCATCGAATCTTGTCTCGGCGATTGGGTTTTGGTTCATGTTGGTTTTGCCCTCAATCGCATCGATGAATCAGAAGCTGCTGAAACTCTAAAAATGTTACAAGAAATCGTCGCGTTAACTTCATAA
- a CDS encoding (NiFe) hydrogenase maturation protein HypF has product MVQFESKNYPQKTEIAESIRVKGTVQGVGFRPTVYRLAKANQLRGEVSNDGQGVLIIVTGDRASIDNFIEQLQQEKPPLAKITAIIRHKYQEKREFDDFTIAKSTNNEIRTEIAPDAATCPMCRAETFDPLSRWYRYPFTNCTHCGPRLSIIKHLPYDRPQTSMAKFEMCPGCQKDYENPGDRRFHAQPTACPICGPHAWLEKADGKPVNSQMFSMLDDVDAVATLIQKGNIIAIKGLGGFHLACDATNEEVVSKLRRLKKRPDKPLALMARDLEIIEQYYFINQTEKELLQSPAAPIVLLKQKNYPCKPSPLAPSIAPGQNYLGFMLPYTPLHHLIFKRLNIPIVLTSGNLADEPQCIDNDDAKKKLTGIADYFLFHNREIVNRVDDSVVRVLSPGEISLQHSSDALTPQAISSSPLNPPNLGDFNQFPPQTWRANLARFPRLKHAREGVRGAKLAVNERTSFAPTNPVQILRRARGYAPAPINLPAGFENIPPILAMGSELKNTFCLLRDGQAILSQHIGDLENMAAWESYRHTLNLYLGLLEHQPSAVAIDLHPEYLATKLGKELAAANSLPLYSIQHHHAHIAACMLENGLPLDTPPVLGIALDGLGYGEDGTFWGGEFLLADYRSYKRLGTFKPIAMLGGEQAIYQPWRNTYAHLQTVFGGSKEAEGKRQKAGGREEVNIFSEYEDLALLQFLQQKPLKLLNKMLEKGINSPLSSSCGRLFDAVAAAIGICRESCSYEGQGAVAIEALAQQQMLNHPEEIAFYPFAVENREVEGGSNLLYLEPRPMWQALLADLQQGISQPVIAAKFHRGLARAIALMVQQIRSNYPEANIDRVALTGGVFQNQILLLEVTRLLQEMELIVLTHSQVPPNDGGLSLGQVAITACQSSVNS; this is encoded by the coding sequence ATGGTTCAATTTGAATCAAAAAATTACCCACAGAAAACAGAAATTGCCGAATCAATTCGAGTCAAAGGAACAGTTCAAGGTGTAGGATTTCGTCCCACAGTTTATCGACTGGCAAAAGCTAATCAACTGCGAGGAGAAGTCAGTAATGATGGACAAGGAGTTTTAATAATTGTTACTGGAGATCGCGCTTCCATCGATAATTTTATCGAACAGTTACAACAGGAAAAACCACCTTTAGCCAAAATAACCGCCATAATTCGTCATAAATACCAAGAAAAACGAGAATTTGACGATTTTACTATTGCCAAAAGTACTAATAACGAGATTCGTACTGAAATTGCTCCTGATGCTGCCACTTGTCCCATGTGTCGGGCAGAAACTTTTGACCCTTTGAGTCGTTGGTATCGCTATCCTTTTACCAACTGTACTCATTGTGGCCCCCGTTTAAGTATTATCAAACACCTGCCTTATGACCGCCCTCAAACCAGTATGGCAAAGTTTGAGATGTGTCCCGGCTGTCAAAAAGATTATGAAAATCCTGGCGATCGACGCTTTCACGCCCAACCCACTGCCTGTCCTATTTGTGGCCCTCACGCTTGGTTAGAAAAGGCTGATGGCAAACCCGTTAACTCTCAAATGTTTTCAATGCTGGATGATGTCGATGCAGTAGCAACTTTAATTCAAAAGGGAAATATTATTGCGATTAAAGGTTTAGGTGGTTTTCATCTCGCTTGCGACGCGACTAATGAAGAGGTAGTAAGCAAACTACGTAGATTAAAAAAACGACCAGACAAACCTCTAGCTTTGATGGCAAGAGATTTGGAAATAATTGAACAATATTACTTTATCAATCAAACTGAAAAAGAACTATTACAAAGTCCTGCTGCACCGATAGTTTTATTAAAACAAAAAAACTACCCTTGTAAGCCCTCTCCCCTCGCGCCCTCCATTGCCCCTGGACAGAATTATTTGGGCTTCATGCTGCCCTATACTCCGCTACATCATCTCATCTTCAAACGATTAAATATTCCGATTGTTTTAACCAGTGGTAACTTGGCGGACGAACCTCAGTGTATCGATAACGACGATGCCAAGAAAAAATTGACGGGAATTGCCGATTATTTTCTCTTTCACAACCGCGAGATCGTCAATCGGGTTGATGATTCTGTCGTCAGGGTTTTGTCTCCTGGGGAAATCTCGTTACAGCATTCTTCAGATGCATTAACACCACAAGCAATCTCTTCAAGCCCCCTAAATCCCCCAAACCTGGGGGACTTTAATCAATTTCCCCCCCAAACTTGGCGAGCGAACTTGGCGAGGTTTCCTCGCCTTAAGCACGCGCGAGAGGGGGTTAGGGGGGCGAAACTCGCTGTAAATGAACGAACATCATTCGCCCCTACAAACCCTGTTCAAATCCTCCGTCGCGCCCGTGGTTATGCACCTGCACCCATTAATTTGCCAGCAGGTTTTGAAAATATTCCGCCGATTTTGGCGATGGGTAGCGAATTAAAAAATACTTTCTGTTTGCTAAGAGATGGGCAAGCAATTCTATCTCAACATATCGGTGATTTAGAGAATATGGCTGCATGGGAAAGTTACCGACATACTCTCAATCTTTATTTAGGTTTATTAGAACATCAACCTAGCGCAGTTGCAATTGATCTCCATCCGGAATATCTAGCAACCAAACTAGGTAAGGAATTAGCTGCTGCTAACTCTCTCCCTCTGTATTCAATTCAACATCATCACGCCCATATTGCTGCCTGTATGCTGGAAAATGGCTTACCTCTCGATACACCGCCAGTATTAGGAATTGCTTTAGATGGTTTGGGTTACGGTGAAGATGGGACTTTTTGGGGTGGAGAGTTTCTCTTAGCTGATTATCGTAGTTATAAGCGGTTGGGTACTTTTAAGCCTATAGCCATGCTAGGAGGAGAACAGGCGATTTATCAACCCTGGCGGAATACTTATGCTCATTTACAGACAGTGTTTGGTGGAAGTAAGGAGGCAGAAGGCAAGAGGCAGAAGGCAGGAGGCAGGGAAGAAGTAAATATTTTTTCTGAGTATGAAGATTTGGCACTACTTCAGTTTTTACAGCAAAAACCACTGAAATTATTGAATAAAATGCTCGAAAAAGGGATCAATTCCCCTTTATCTTCTTCTTGCGGACGTTTATTCGATGCGGTAGCTGCTGCGATTGGAATTTGTCGAGAATCTTGTAGCTATGAAGGGCAAGGTGCAGTCGCCATCGAAGCTTTAGCCCAACAACAGATGTTAAATCACCCTGAAGAAATCGCTTTTTATCCTTTTGCTGTGGAGAATAGAGAAGTAGAGGGAGGATCGAATTTACTGTATCTTGAACCGCGTCCGATGTGGCAAGCCTTACTTGCAGACTTACAACAAGGTATTTCTCAACCTGTGATAGCAGCCAAATTTCATCGAGGATTAGCTAGAGCGATCGCATTAATGGTGCAGCAAATTCGCAGCAATTATCCAGAAGCAAACATAGATCGCGTTGCTTTGACAGGAGGAGTCTTTCAAAATCAAATTCTGCTACTAGAAGTAACCCGTCTACTACAAGAAATGGAACTTATCGTTCTTACCCACAGTCAAGTACCACCCAATGACGGCGGATTATCTCTCGGACAAGTTGCCATCACTGCTTGTCAGTCATCAGTCAACAGTTAA
- a CDS encoding ribosomal large subunit pseudouridine synthase E, whose protein sequence is MDRYILFYKPYGVLCQFTDNSNDTNKRSTLKDFIPVPSVYPVGRLDLDSEGLLLLTNNGKLQHRLAHRQFAHPRTYLVQVERIPDESALDRLRKGIKIEDYRTRPAQVQKLTEEPNLPPRNPPIRERKTVPTCWLSITLTEGRNRQVRKMTAAIGFPTLRLVRVAIAITKDKQLSLEGLKLGNWRDLTPSEISSLKHLMRSN, encoded by the coding sequence ATGGATCGCTATATTTTGTTTTACAAACCCTATGGAGTGCTATGTCAATTTACTGACAATAGTAACGATACAAACAAGCGTAGTACTCTTAAAGATTTTATTCCTGTTCCTTCAGTTTATCCTGTGGGCAGATTGGATTTAGATAGTGAAGGATTATTATTATTAACTAATAACGGAAAACTACAACATCGTCTCGCTCATCGTCAATTTGCTCATCCCCGTACTTATTTAGTTCAAGTTGAAAGAATTCCTGATGAATCTGCGCTTGATCGCCTGAGAAAAGGTATTAAGATTGAAGATTATCGTACTCGCCCTGCCCAAGTTCAAAAGCTAACAGAAGAACCTAATTTACCGCCTAGAAATCCACCCATAAGAGAGCGCAAAACTGTTCCTACTTGCTGGTTATCAATCACTCTCACCGAAGGAAGAAACAGACAAGTAAGAAAAATGACAGCAGCGATTGGTTTTCCGACTTTGAGATTAGTCAGAGTTGCGATCGCTATTACCAAAGATAAGCAACTATCCCTCGAAGGTTTAAAATTAGGAAATTGGCGAGATTTAACTCCTTCAGAAATTAGCTCTTTAAAACATTTAATGCGATCAAATTAA
- a CDS encoding GTP-binding protein, HSR1-related, which produces MVRLKPWQWVILATPIASIIIFLLIAAGWQINHWGINWIWAIFTLIFVAWRWLLVKWTNPAIAQIEAVMTEVNQELESTVATPVTLPTGEETSQRVEAALQNILQTARNDPPIWEDWNTFWQRCRSLVINIAHIYYPEVKYPLLNIYIPQAYGLIRGTVDDLDLWMQKLSPVLNQVTVGQAYQAYEVYQKLEPSARKLWQVWNWMQWAINPAVALARQASQRSSDHATQQLLSNLGQSLREVALRNLCRQTVTLYSGTNLPESFAPSIPSLPKAKTQTLQEILQQAEPTEIVAQKPVNILLVGRTGAGKSSLINTLFQSELAEVDVLPSTDKIKNYHWQASTGESLTLWDTPGYEQINRSDFREQVLDYAINADLLLLVTPALDPALQMDLDFVKDIKAEVENLPTFTIVTQVDRLRPIREWNPPYNWQEGELPKEKNIREAVIYRNELLGEFCDLVLPVVTSDPQTKRQAWGIDALSFNLLDVLSPAKQLRLARFLRNLETRSVAAAKIIDRYTFQMATTQGLTTLLKTPVLQFISTLSTGSPTLAYILAEQIPVEQLPIVIGKLQMAYDLFNLLNTSNNPLDFDLLSLWPVLLENPSPPERNAWAFGHALVEYWTQNLSLEQLRERFEYYFNKRSS; this is translated from the coding sequence ATGGTACGCTTAAAACCGTGGCAGTGGGTAATTTTAGCAACTCCGATCGCATCTATTATTATTTTCTTGTTAATCGCAGCAGGATGGCAGATTAATCATTGGGGAATTAACTGGATTTGGGCAATTTTTACGTTAATTTTTGTCGCTTGGCGTTGGTTGTTAGTGAAATGGACTAATCCTGCGATCGCACAAATTGAAGCAGTCATGACGGAAGTAAATCAGGAGTTAGAATCAACCGTAGCAACTCCCGTGACTTTGCCTACAGGAGAAGAAACTAGTCAAAGGGTAGAAGCTGCCTTACAAAATATTTTACAAACAGCTAGAAATGATCCACCCATCTGGGAAGATTGGAATACTTTTTGGCAAAGATGTCGAAGTCTAGTCATCAACATCGCCCATATTTACTATCCTGAAGTCAAGTATCCCTTACTTAATATTTATATTCCTCAAGCTTACGGTTTAATTCGAGGGACAGTAGACGATCTCGATCTCTGGATGCAAAAATTATCCCCTGTCTTGAATCAAGTTACGGTCGGACAAGCTTATCAAGCCTATGAAGTTTATCAAAAATTAGAACCATCTGCCCGTAAATTATGGCAAGTTTGGAACTGGATGCAGTGGGCGATCAATCCTGCGGTTGCTTTAGCTAGACAGGCAAGTCAACGTTCAAGCGATCACGCTACTCAACAATTACTGAGCAATTTAGGTCAATCTCTCCGTGAAGTTGCGTTAAGAAACCTATGCAGACAGACAGTTACGCTTTATAGTGGTACAAATTTACCTGAAAGTTTTGCGCCTAGTATCCCTTCATTACCCAAAGCCAAAACCCAAACTCTACAAGAGATTCTACAACAGGCTGAACCTACAGAAATAGTTGCACAAAAACCAGTTAATATACTTTTAGTTGGTAGAACTGGCGCAGGAAAAAGTAGCTTAATCAATACTCTGTTTCAATCAGAATTAGCAGAAGTTGATGTCTTACCCAGTACAGATAAAATCAAAAATTATCATTGGCAAGCAAGCACTGGGGAAAGTTTAACCCTTTGGGATACACCAGGTTACGAACAAATTAATCGAAGTGATTTTCGCGAACAAGTTTTAGATTATGCCATCAATGCCGATTTATTATTATTAGTTACTCCTGCCCTCGATCCTGCCTTGCAAATGGATTTAGATTTTGTCAAAGACATCAAAGCAGAAGTCGAAAACTTACCCACATTTACCATTGTCACTCAAGTTGATCGCCTGCGTCCAATTCGTGAATGGAATCCTCCCTATAATTGGCAGGAAGGAGAATTGCCCAAAGAAAAAAACATCCGCGAAGCAGTTATCTATCGCAATGAACTTTTAGGCGAATTTTGTGATCTAGTTTTACCAGTAGTAACTAGCGATCCCCAAACCAAGCGTCAGGCTTGGGGAATAGATGCTTTATCCTTCAATTTACTTGACGTACTTTCTCCTGCTAAACAACTTCGTCTTGCCCGTTTTTTAAGAAATTTAGAAACCCGTAGTGTTGCTGCTGCAAAAATTATTGACCGCTATACTTTTCAAATGGCAACTACTCAAGGATTAACCACCCTATTAAAAACCCCAGTCTTACAATTTATATCTACTTTATCAACAGGTTCGCCTACTTTAGCTTATATCCTCGCCGAACAAATTCCTGTCGAACAATTACCTATTGTAATTGGCAAGTTACAAATGGCTTACGATTTATTTAATTTATTAAATACCAGTAATAATCCCCTTGATTTCGATCTTCTTTCTTTATGGCCAGTTTTATTAGAAAATCCTAGTCCACCAGAACGTAATGCCTGGGCATTTGGTCACGCTTTAGTTGAATATTGGACTCAAAATTTAAGCCTAGAACAATTAAGAGAAAGATTTGAATATTACTTTAACAAGAGATCAAGTTAA
- a CDS encoding transposase: protein MMLLRDINPETNKLLIRISKGSQFPQVRNRAKLIILSHQGMSLGQLMQLFGVSRRTVYNWVNRWKKQGIVGLYNQKGRGRKAKLSYEQQEQIKDWVKAEPKSLKRIAIKIYQTWELEVSKETIKRIIKKFNMLWKRMKRGINKTPDEWELEWKIPRLLELKEQDKKGEIDLRYLDETGLSLLPSIPYAWQEKGQTITLKSCQSKRINVLGLMNRRNELSYQIHHETVDSQVVIEFLERFSQDLSKLTVVVMDQASIHTSDSLSEKLEAWEAKKLKIFWLPTYSPKENLIEILWKFIKYEWIEINAYKSWDSLLQYLKKVLDNFGQEYAINFV from the coding sequence ATGATGCTTCTAAGAGACATAAATCCAGAAACTAACAAACTTTTAATAAGAATTAGTAAGGGCAGTCAATTCCCTCAAGTGAGAAATAGAGCTAAGTTGATAATCTTAAGTCATCAAGGAATGTCATTAGGTCAATTAATGCAACTATTCGGAGTCAGTCGAAGAACTGTTTATAATTGGGTAAACCGATGGAAAAAGCAAGGAATTGTCGGTTTATATAATCAAAAAGGAAGAGGAAGAAAAGCTAAATTAAGTTATGAACAACAGGAGCAAATTAAAGATTGGGTAAAAGCTGAGCCAAAAAGTCTTAAAAGAATCGCAATTAAAATTTATCAAACTTGGGAATTAGAAGTTAGCAAAGAAACGATAAAAAGAATTATAAAAAAGTTTAATATGCTCTGGAAGAGAATGAAAAGAGGAATCAACAAAACCCCTGATGAATGGGAGTTAGAGTGGAAAATTCCTCGATTATTAGAGCTAAAAGAACAAGATAAAAAAGGAGAAATAGACTTAAGATATTTAGACGAAACTGGATTGAGTCTCCTACCATCTATTCCTTATGCTTGGCAGGAAAAAGGTCAAACAATAACTCTTAAAAGTTGCCAAAGTAAAAGAATAAACGTTCTGGGATTAATGAACCGTAGGAATGAATTATCTTACCAAATTCATCACGAAACAGTTGATAGTCAAGTAGTTATTGAATTTTTAGAGAGATTTAGTCAAGACTTATCTAAGTTAACGGTAGTTGTTATGGATCAAGCTTCAATTCATACCAGTGATAGTTTGAGCGAAAAGCTAGAAGCATGGGAAGCCAAAAAATTAAAAATCTTTTGGCTTCCTACTTATTCACCGAAGGAAAATCTCATCGAAATATTATGGAAATTCATTAAATATGAATGGATTGAAATTAATGCTTACAAGAGTTGGGATAGTCTACTTCAATACCTCAAAAAAGTACTTGATAATTTTGGTCAAGAATATGCAATTAATTTTGTTTAG
- the nblA_2 gene encoding phycobilisome degradation protein NblA: protein MNNHLEQLSLEQEFSHKLFADAVQHLSHQEAQELLVQLHKQMLYKDNLYKVLLLDQGKDLMDALFTENNN from the coding sequence ATGAATAACCATCTCGAACAACTTAGCTTAGAGCAAGAATTTAGTCATAAACTTTTTGCTGATGCAGTTCAACACTTATCTCATCAAGAAGCACAAGAATTATTAGTTCAACTTCATAAGCAAATGTTATACAAAGATAATCTTTATAAAGTTTTACTTTTAGATCAAGGTAAAGATTTAATGGATGCTTTGTTTACCGAAAATAATAACTAA
- a CDS encoding riboflavin biosynthesis protein RibD, whose product MDNRLNDGAYEPCPSRAGSVPHDSQSSSFDCQMMQRCLQLASRARGRTSPNPLVGSVVVQAGKIVGEGFHPGAGKPHAEVFALQAAGEQAEGATVYVNLEPCNHYGRTPPCTEALIAAKVAKVVVGMVDPNPLVSGKGIERLRDRGIEVIVGVEEEACRQLNEAFIHRILHQRPFGILKYAMTLDGKIATSTGHSAWVTTPASRHLVHQLRSACDAVIIGGNTVRRDNPQLTTHGTSDRNPLRVVMSRNLDLPENCHLWNIDSAATIVFTETNHNPQLRKQLEAKGVEIVSLTTLTPQTVMKHLYDRELSSVLWECGGILAAQAIADGTVQKIMAFIAPKIIGGQAAPSPVGNLGLTKMTDALKLENIKLQTIDSDILIEGYLS is encoded by the coding sequence ATGGACAACCGATTAAATGACGGGGCGTACGAGCCCTGCCCTTCGAGGGCAGGGTCAGTCCCTCACGATTCTCAATCATCTTCATTTGATTGTCAGATGATGCAACGCTGCTTACAATTGGCAAGTCGTGCTAGGGGACGAACTTCTCCTAATCCTTTAGTAGGTTCTGTAGTTGTCCAAGCAGGTAAAATAGTGGGAGAAGGTTTTCATCCTGGTGCAGGTAAACCTCATGCAGAGGTATTTGCTCTCCAAGCAGCAGGAGAACAAGCAGAAGGAGCGACTGTTTACGTTAACCTCGAACCGTGCAATCATTATGGGCGGACTCCTCCCTGCACGGAAGCTTTAATTGCAGCAAAAGTAGCTAAAGTTGTGGTTGGGATGGTAGATCCAAACCCTTTGGTATCAGGGAAAGGGATCGAACGTTTACGCGATCGCGGTATTGAAGTTATTGTGGGAGTAGAAGAAGAAGCTTGTCGTCAACTCAATGAAGCTTTTATTCACCGTATTCTTCATCAACGTCCGTTTGGTATTCTTAAATATGCTATGACTTTAGATGGCAAGATTGCTACTTCCACGGGACATAGTGCTTGGGTAACTACTCCCGCTTCTCGTCACTTAGTCCATCAGTTGAGAAGTGCTTGTGATGCAGTAATTATTGGTGGTAATACCGTACGTCGAGATAACCCACAATTGACTACTCACGGCACGAGCGATCGCAATCCTTTACGAGTGGTGATGAGTCGTAATTTAGATTTACCAGAAAATTGCCATCTTTGGAATATAGATTCAGCAGCTACGATAGTATTTACCGAAACCAATCACAATCCTCAGTTAAGAAAGCAGTTAGAGGCAAAAGGAGTAGAAATAGTTAGTTTAACTACTTTAACTCCTCAAACAGTAATGAAACACTTATACGATAGAGAATTATCTTCTGTTTTGTGGGAATGCGGAGGAATATTAGCTGCACAAGCAATAGCCGATGGTACAGTACAAAAAATTATGGCATTTATCGCACCAAAAATCATTGGGGGTCAAGCTGCACCTTCCCCAGTCGGTAATCTTGGTTTAACTAAAATGACTGATGCTTTAAAACTGGAAAATATTAAGTTACAAACTATTGACTCGGATATTTTAATTGAGGGTTATTTAAGTTGA